Proteins encoded in a region of the Streptomyces sp. NBC_00258 genome:
- a CDS encoding YceI family protein, with amino-acid sequence MALGLLRRRRSKDASAAASGLTLPLPPGAGAVGCEVADPMGQPMGGADVTITALDSHRVAARGTTDPYGFFMAVLPPGGYSMMVMAEGLSPVRETVEIVAGVTLPTLYARLEPARQLDLPPTGTWLFDPPHTAIRFIAKHVGMAHVHGRFERFDGGIQIVEDITESRVHVRIDAASITTGNTTRDNHLRSADFLDVKRFPFIDFHSTRFAYRGGSKWILQGSLTMHGVSRSVALDTTYLGMVNGGYGEELRCAALAKAELHREDYTLNWRNMLARGIAVVGPTIQLELDVQAMYRTHDTPTPPE; translated from the coding sequence ATGGCCCTCGGGCTGCTTCGGCGTCGGCGTTCCAAGGACGCCTCCGCCGCCGCGTCGGGCCTCACGCTGCCCCTGCCGCCCGGCGCGGGCGCGGTCGGCTGCGAGGTCGCGGACCCCATGGGGCAGCCCATGGGCGGCGCCGACGTCACGATCACCGCGCTCGACTCGCATCGCGTCGCGGCCCGCGGTACCACCGACCCGTACGGCTTCTTCATGGCCGTGCTGCCGCCGGGCGGCTACAGCATGATGGTCATGGCCGAGGGGCTCTCCCCGGTCCGCGAGACCGTCGAGATCGTCGCCGGCGTCACCCTCCCCACCCTGTACGCCCGCCTGGAACCGGCCCGTCAGCTCGACCTGCCGCCGACCGGCACCTGGCTCTTCGACCCGCCCCACACGGCGATCCGCTTCATCGCCAAGCACGTCGGGATGGCCCATGTGCACGGCCGCTTCGAGCGTTTCGACGGCGGCATCCAGATCGTCGAGGACATCACCGAGTCCCGGGTCCACGTCCGGATCGACGCGGCGAGCATCACGACCGGCAACACGACCCGTGACAACCACCTCCGGTCGGCGGACTTCCTGGACGTCAAGCGGTTCCCCTTCATCGACTTCCACAGCACGCGGTTCGCCTACCGCGGCGGCAGCAAGTGGATCCTGCAGGGTTCGCTGACGATGCACGGGGTGAGCCGCTCGGTGGCCCTGGACACGACGTACCTCGGCATGGTGAACGGCGGTTACGGCGAGGAACTGCGCTGCGCGGCCCTGGCCAAGGCCGAACTGCACCGCGAGGACTACACACTGAACTGGCGGAACATGCTGGCGCGGGGCATCGCGGTGGTCGGTCCGACGATCCAGCTCGAACTGGACGTCCAGGCGATGTACCGCACGCACGACACACCCACTCCGCCGGAGTAG
- a CDS encoding LacI family DNA-binding transcriptional regulator gives MPRPRSRLRLADVAERAGVSLTTASRALAGRDGVREEVAERVRRISRELGYVANPHARTLAGGTASTVGLIVHQIDDPYFSEIAGGVVQVAGERDLIVQICHSGRNPQNELRQIRHLIAQRVGVIIIAGSGYVDPRMEAESRAELSAFQDAGGRLTVIGRHFLNADAVRPDNKEGAETVTGHLLSLGHRRIAVAAGEMLLSTVADRFAGVTAALEGAGLSSDELPLAQAEFTRDGGRDAAERILRDHPDTTAIVALNDAMAIGVLSALRAHGVPVPHRMSVAGFDDVSFAADLAPGLTTVRLPLAEMGRQALAMALRPPASRPRRKSTGHVLVVRDSTGPAPSR, from the coding sequence ATGCCAAGGCCCCGTTCACGACTGCGGCTCGCCGATGTGGCCGAGCGCGCGGGAGTTTCACTGACCACGGCGTCCCGGGCGCTCGCCGGACGCGACGGGGTGCGCGAGGAGGTGGCCGAGCGGGTCCGCCGCATCTCGCGGGAGCTCGGCTATGTCGCCAATCCCCATGCGCGCACCCTGGCGGGCGGTACCGCGTCGACGGTGGGGCTGATCGTCCATCAGATCGACGACCCGTACTTCTCGGAGATCGCGGGCGGGGTCGTGCAGGTGGCGGGCGAACGCGATCTGATCGTCCAGATCTGCCACTCCGGCCGGAATCCGCAGAACGAACTGCGTCAGATCCGCCATCTGATCGCCCAGCGTGTCGGCGTCATCATCATCGCGGGCTCCGGGTACGTCGATCCCCGGATGGAGGCCGAGTCCAGGGCCGAGCTGTCCGCCTTCCAGGACGCCGGCGGGCGGCTCACGGTGATCGGCCGTCACTTCCTCAACGCGGACGCGGTGCGGCCCGACAACAAGGAGGGGGCGGAGACCGTCACCGGCCATCTGCTGTCGCTCGGGCACCGCCGGATCGCGGTGGCGGCGGGGGAGATGCTGCTGTCCACGGTCGCCGACCGGTTCGCGGGGGTGACGGCGGCGTTGGAAGGAGCCGGACTGTCCTCGGACGAACTGCCGTTGGCGCAGGCCGAGTTCACCCGGGACGGCGGGCGCGACGCGGCCGAGCGGATCCTGCGCGACCACCCGGACACCACCGCGATCGTCGCTCTCAACGACGCCATGGCCATCGGCGTCCTGTCCGCACTCCGCGCCCACGGCGTACCGGTCCCGCACCGGATGTCGGTCGCCGGATTCGACGACGTGTCGTTCGCGGCGGACCTCGCCCCCGGCCTCACCACCGTGCGGCTTCCCCTCGCCGAAATGGGCCGGCAGGCCCTCGCGATGGCTCTCAGGCCGCCCGCCTCCCGGCCCCGCCGGAAATCCACCGGCCATGTGCTGGTGGTACGCGACTCCACGGGGCCCGCGCCCTCGCGGTGA
- a CDS encoding amino acid ABC transporter substrate-binding protein, with amino-acid sequence MSTTQRLSWRVAALASATALTAAGCGSGGGSEDSPDDPITIGVSLPLTGDFSEPGKGVQRGYKAWAKIINDNGGLLGRKVELKILDDQSNADRVVSDYEQLIGRDQVDLVFGPFSTRLVVPSARVAEEYGLLFVEPAGAAPEVFDQGFKNLFYAAPAVANDHYNHLAEYILALPEAERPKSVAYAAMDDPFAQGTAYGLKDKLEKGGIKTIVDEVYPPNTTDFGSIAAQIASSKADMVVGGSQYQDGVNLIVALQQLNYQPKMAAFSTAPTEPEFAKAIGNKTEGILAPTGYTQHADYPSNKEFVEKYTEQFGKAPEEDEANAYTTGQVVAAAVEAAKCASQDEECQQKLVKWLRGNEVETVVGPLKWDDKGRPQSAHMIQQWVDGEIQIVLPEEQKEADLVHPKPKW; translated from the coding sequence ATGAGCACAACACAGCGCCTTTCATGGAGAGTTGCCGCCCTCGCGTCCGCCACGGCACTCACTGCCGCCGGTTGCGGCTCGGGTGGCGGCTCGGAGGATTCACCCGACGACCCCATCACCATCGGTGTCTCGCTCCCGCTCACCGGGGACTTCTCGGAACCCGGCAAGGGTGTGCAGCGCGGCTACAAGGCATGGGCGAAGATCATCAACGACAATGGCGGACTGCTCGGCCGCAAGGTCGAGTTGAAGATCCTCGACGACCAGTCGAACGCCGACCGCGTGGTCTCCGACTACGAGCAACTGATCGGCAGGGACCAGGTCGACCTGGTCTTCGGACCGTTCTCCACCCGCCTCGTGGTGCCCTCGGCCCGGGTGGCGGAGGAGTACGGCCTGCTCTTCGTCGAGCCGGCCGGAGCGGCCCCGGAGGTCTTCGACCAGGGCTTCAAGAACCTCTTCTACGCGGCCCCGGCGGTCGCCAACGACCACTACAACCACCTCGCCGAATACATCCTGGCGCTGCCCGAGGCGGAGCGGCCCAAGTCCGTGGCGTACGCCGCGATGGACGACCCCTTCGCCCAGGGAACGGCGTACGGGCTCAAGGACAAGCTGGAGAAGGGCGGTATCAAGACCATCGTCGACGAGGTCTACCCGCCCAACACCACCGACTTCGGCTCGATCGCCGCGCAGATCGCCTCCTCCAAGGCCGACATGGTGGTGGGCGGCTCGCAGTACCAGGACGGGGTGAACCTGATCGTCGCTCTCCAACAGCTGAACTACCAGCCGAAGATGGCCGCCTTCTCCACCGCCCCCACCGAACCGGAGTTCGCCAAAGCCATCGGCAACAAGACCGAGGGCATCCTCGCGCCGACCGGCTACACCCAGCACGCGGACTACCCGAGCAACAAGGAGTTCGTCGAGAAGTACACCGAGCAGTTCGGCAAGGCCCCTGAGGAGGACGAGGCCAACGCCTACACCACGGGACAGGTCGTCGCCGCGGCCGTCGAGGCGGCCAAGTGCGCCTCCCAGGACGAGGAGTGCCAGCAGAAGCTCGTGAAGTGGCTGCGCGGCAACGAGGTGGAGACGGTCGTCGGCCCTCTCAAGTGGGACGACAAGGGGCGCCCGCAGAGCGCGCACATGATCCAGCAGTGGGTGGACGGCGAGATCCAGATCGTCCTGCCCGAGGAACAGAAGGAAGCCGACCTGGTCCACCCCAAGCCGAAGTGGTGA
- a CDS encoding branched-chain amino acid ABC transporter permease: MPSASLVFQSIVLGVLLGGLYALLAAGLTLYFGVMRVVMIAHSAFLILAAYLAWYAHRETGVDPLLTLLVTVPLFFVAGVAMQRLLLTRLRPATLTMMSVLLTFSVALVIEGLLGYAFSGTQRRIRLNYSSASLEFFGARVAVVKLIAFGLAAAALLGLYLLMRHSRFGQALRATIQHREAAALVGIDTDRIAGYGFGLGLATAAVGGTALSLDSTIYPSLHWHWIGPLMAIIVVGGLGSVPGAAIAAMALGLTQSLLQLELSTTWAQTVFYVALFATLAVRPQGFFGGRLAQRF; encoded by the coding sequence GTGCCCTCCGCGAGCCTCGTCTTCCAGAGCATCGTCCTAGGCGTGCTGCTGGGAGGGCTCTACGCCCTCCTGGCGGCCGGCCTGACCCTCTACTTCGGCGTCATGCGCGTCGTGATGATCGCCCACTCCGCGTTCCTGATCCTCGCCGCCTACCTCGCCTGGTACGCCCACCGGGAGACCGGTGTCGACCCGCTGCTCACCCTGCTCGTCACCGTGCCGCTGTTCTTCGTCGCGGGTGTGGCCATGCAACGGCTGCTCCTGACCCGGCTGCGCCCGGCGACGCTGACCATGATGTCGGTACTCCTGACCTTCTCCGTCGCCCTCGTCATCGAAGGGCTTCTCGGGTACGCCTTCTCCGGCACCCAGCGCCGGATCCGGCTCAACTACTCCTCCGCGAGCCTGGAGTTCTTCGGCGCGCGCGTAGCCGTGGTCAAGCTCATCGCGTTCGGCCTGGCGGCCGCCGCCCTGCTCGGGCTGTATCTCCTGATGCGGCACAGCAGGTTCGGCCAGGCGCTGCGGGCGACGATCCAGCACCGGGAGGCCGCCGCGCTGGTCGGCATCGACACCGACCGGATCGCCGGGTACGGCTTCGGGCTCGGGCTCGCCACGGCGGCGGTCGGCGGTACGGCGCTCTCGCTCGACTCGACCATCTATCCGTCGCTGCACTGGCACTGGATCGGCCCGCTGATGGCGATCATCGTGGTCGGCGGCCTCGGCAGCGTGCCGGGCGCGGCGATCGCCGCCATGGCCCTCGGTCTCACACAGAGCCTGCTGCAACTGGAACTCAGCACGACCTGGGCACAGACGGTGTTCTATGTCGCGCTCTTCGCCACGTTGGCCGTCCGGCCGCAGGGATTCTTCGGGGGTCGGCTTGCCCAGAGATTCTGA